One Mycobacteroides abscessus ATCC 19977 genomic window carries:
- a CDS encoding alpha/beta hydrolase, whose translation MSPFRDFALRASTAATPHIPTPVRRAMAGRQVIIDGNILDPTTQLLLRGMELMGEGEISRGEDVAENRANMRRQAGLLQFSTPVGQVRNFSIPGPAGPIGVRHYKPVHDHTGALLVFFHGGGWVIGDLETHDQPCRQTCRDAGVSVLSVDYRLAPEHKAPAAAQDCLAAYLWAVEHAGDLGVAPDRIAVGGDSAGGNLAAVVAQQARDTGAQLPLLQFLIYPAVDFTVRRPSRDLFAEGFFLTKAAMDGFESHYLDGSDVDKADPQVSPILAADLAGLPPALITTAGFDPLRDEGNEYAAKLRAAGVPVDLRVQGPLIHGFYNMAGLGGAPSEAMNQLTSALRAHLSR comes from the coding sequence GTGAGCCCTTTCCGCGACTTCGCCCTGCGTGCCAGCACCGCCGCGACACCGCATATCCCGACTCCGGTTCGACGGGCCATGGCCGGTCGCCAGGTGATCATCGACGGCAACATCCTGGACCCGACCACGCAGCTATTGCTGCGCGGTATGGAGTTGATGGGGGAGGGGGAGATATCGCGCGGAGAGGATGTTGCCGAGAACCGGGCCAATATGCGCAGGCAGGCGGGGTTGCTGCAGTTCAGCACGCCGGTGGGGCAGGTGCGCAACTTCTCCATCCCCGGGCCGGCCGGCCCCATCGGGGTCCGGCACTACAAGCCGGTACATGATCACACCGGGGCCCTGCTGGTGTTCTTCCACGGCGGCGGCTGGGTGATCGGTGACCTGGAGACCCATGACCAGCCGTGCCGCCAGACCTGTCGGGATGCCGGTGTCTCGGTGTTGTCCGTGGACTATCGGCTGGCTCCCGAGCACAAGGCACCCGCCGCCGCGCAGGACTGCCTGGCCGCGTACCTGTGGGCCGTCGAGCATGCCGGAGATCTGGGCGTGGCACCGGACAGGATCGCGGTGGGCGGTGACAGCGCGGGCGGCAATCTGGCGGCAGTCGTCGCGCAGCAGGCACGTGACACCGGCGCGCAGCTGCCGCTGCTGCAGTTCCTGATCTACCCGGCCGTCGACTTCACGGTGCGCAGGCCGTCACGGGATCTATTCGCCGAGGGGTTCTTTCTCACCAAGGCGGCCATGGACGGATTCGAAAGTCACTATCTTGACGGGTCCGACGTCGATAAGGCGGACCCCCAAGTGTCACCGATTTTGGCCGCGGACCTGGCGGGGTTGCCGCCGGCGCTTATCACGACGGCGGGCTTTGATCCGCTGCGCGACGAGGGCAACGAATACGCCGCGAAGCTGCGGGCCGCCGGAGTGCCGGTGGACCTGCGGGTACAGGGCCCGCTGATTCATGGCTTTTACAACATGGCCGGGCTGGGTGGCGCGCCGTCGGAGGCCATGAATCAGCTGACCTCGGCGCTGCGCGCGCATCTGTCCCGCTAA
- a CDS encoding LLM class flavin-dependent oxidoreductase: MDIGIALPFMCRDYTRESTITWARLADEGPFSTISSGERISYHNQDMWVTLAAAAAVTERVRILANVSVLPAHPVPLVAKQAATLDVLSEGRFILGVGVGGREHDYRCLDASFGRRHQRLDDQVAELRRLWRGEPPFEGADPVGPAPVQDGGPPVVAAAIGPKSLARAARWADGITGFSVSGAPAELTYSADSARAAWQAAGHAEPPVLSSGCFYTLGIPGAESELKQFTSEYLAIFGTQIAENVPKTLTNFDADALNRTLDGAEEAGLDEFILVPGASDVAVIEATIELIQRR, encoded by the coding sequence ATGGATATCGGCATTGCGCTGCCCTTCATGTGCCGCGACTACACCCGCGAGTCGACGATCACTTGGGCCCGCCTCGCCGACGAGGGACCGTTCTCCACGATCTCGTCTGGTGAACGCATCTCGTATCACAACCAGGACATGTGGGTGACGCTCGCGGCCGCGGCGGCGGTCACCGAAAGGGTGCGGATACTCGCGAATGTTTCTGTGCTACCGGCACATCCGGTACCGCTCGTCGCCAAGCAGGCGGCGACGCTGGACGTATTGTCCGAGGGCCGATTCATCCTCGGGGTCGGCGTCGGCGGCCGCGAACACGACTACCGCTGCCTGGACGCATCCTTCGGGCGGCGACACCAGCGCCTCGATGACCAGGTTGCCGAGCTACGCAGGTTGTGGCGGGGCGAGCCGCCGTTCGAGGGTGCCGACCCCGTTGGGCCCGCGCCGGTACAGGACGGCGGCCCGCCCGTCGTCGCCGCGGCGATCGGGCCGAAGTCCCTGGCCCGCGCGGCACGGTGGGCAGACGGCATCACAGGATTCAGTGTCTCCGGCGCACCCGCCGAGCTCACCTACTCCGCCGATTCCGCACGCGCCGCATGGCAAGCCGCGGGCCACGCGGAACCGCCGGTGCTGTCCAGCGGTTGCTTCTACACGCTGGGCATCCCCGGCGCCGAGTCCGAACTCAAGCAGTTCACCAGCGAGTACCTCGCGATTTTCGGGACGCAGATCGCCGAAAACGTTCCGAAGACGCTGACCAACTTCGATGCCGACGCGCTGAACCGCACGCTCGACGGCGCCGAGGAGGCCGGGCTGGATGAGTTCATCCTGGTACCAGGCGCATCCGATGTCGCGGTGATCGAGGCGACGATCGAACTCATCCAGCGGCGCTGA
- a CDS encoding cutinase family protein — MQRVRWGWLLAIVVMCALISSPVGIPSAVAAACPDVEVVFARGTFEPPGVGGTGESFVNALRARTKGKSVEVYPVEYPASLAFATAADGVIDASNRVKDVAARCPNTKIVMGGFSQGAAVVAYTTADAVPPGFELPEGITGPMPAEVADHVAAVALFGKPSSGFLQRIDNTAPPINIGHLYVAKTMDMCVPEDPICSPDGSDNAAHGSYGDNGMTSQAADFAARQINSPTDTVSAAG, encoded by the coding sequence ATGCAGAGAGTTCGGTGGGGCTGGTTACTTGCCATCGTGGTCATGTGCGCCCTAATTAGTTCGCCCGTAGGCATCCCGTCCGCAGTTGCCGCTGCGTGTCCCGATGTCGAGGTCGTGTTCGCGCGTGGAACGTTTGAGCCGCCGGGTGTCGGCGGCACCGGTGAGTCGTTCGTCAATGCGCTACGCGCGCGCACCAAGGGCAAGTCAGTCGAGGTTTACCCCGTCGAGTACCCCGCATCCTTGGCGTTTGCCACTGCGGCCGACGGCGTCATCGACGCCAGTAACCGCGTGAAGGACGTCGCAGCACGGTGTCCCAATACGAAGATTGTGATGGGTGGGTTCTCCCAGGGCGCGGCCGTTGTCGCCTACACCACCGCGGATGCGGTGCCTCCCGGCTTCGAGCTGCCAGAGGGAATCACCGGACCCATGCCGGCGGAGGTGGCCGATCATGTCGCCGCAGTGGCGTTGTTCGGAAAGCCCTCCAGCGGATTCCTGCAGCGCATCGACAACACGGCCCCGCCGATCAATATCGGCCATCTCTACGTGGCCAAGACCATGGATATGTGCGTTCCCGAGGATCCGATCTGCTCTCCGGACGGCAGCGACAATGCCGCCCACGGTTCGTACGGAGACAACGGCATGACGAGCCAGGCCGCGGATTTCGCTGCGCGGCAAATCAATTCGCCGACAGATACGGTCAGCGCCGCTGGATGA
- a CDS encoding TetR/AcrR family transcriptional regulator, whose protein sequence is MDLGLVWSQLSSGQSALGDEDEERERLLDAARVEFVAHGFRRAAVADIAKRANVSRQTLNRRCGDKDDMVSAVVGREVLQFFVTLAPLLDPKDNVEDQVVELFVTGMRECRVNPVVAALKEYETESMSVGLFATEHGNYQAVLTLLAMRLMGDGYSEAGARQAAELIMRITGTLLLAPSKILRVETDDEARSFAVTYLVPVLRAARAVTE, encoded by the coding sequence GTGGATTTGGGCTTGGTGTGGTCGCAGTTGTCTTCCGGACAGTCGGCCCTGGGGGATGAGGACGAGGAGCGGGAGCGGCTTCTTGATGCCGCACGCGTGGAGTTTGTCGCGCACGGCTTCCGGCGCGCCGCGGTGGCTGATATCGCGAAGCGGGCCAATGTTTCTCGACAGACCCTGAATCGCCGGTGCGGAGATAAGGACGACATGGTGTCAGCCGTCGTCGGTCGCGAGGTGCTTCAGTTCTTCGTCACGCTGGCGCCATTGCTGGACCCGAAAGACAATGTCGAAGACCAGGTCGTCGAGCTATTCGTGACGGGAATGCGTGAATGCCGGGTGAATCCGGTGGTGGCGGCCCTCAAAGAATATGAGACCGAATCGATGTCGGTGGGGTTGTTTGCGACGGAACATGGCAATTACCAAGCGGTGCTGACCCTCCTTGCCATGAGACTGATGGGGGATGGTTATTCCGAAGCGGGCGCCAGGCAGGCCGCCGAGCTCATCATGCGGATCACCGGGACCTTGTTGTTGGCGCCGTCGAAGATTCTTCGTGTAGAGACGGACGATGAGGCCAGGAGTTTTGCCGTCACGTACCTCGTACCCGTCCTGAGGGCGGCACGCGCGGTGACGGAATGA
- a CDS encoding ferredoxin encodes MQKQSFAITVDDGVCMGAGYCYRSYPQLFAAAADGTSLALATAGGELLDDATRASQICPSGAIEIHRGKD; translated from the coding sequence ATGCAAAAGCAATCCTTCGCAATCACCGTCGACGACGGCGTCTGTATGGGAGCCGGGTATTGCTACCGCTCGTACCCACAGCTGTTCGCAGCGGCTGCCGACGGCACGAGCCTCGCGTTAGCCACCGCCGGGGGCGAATTGCTTGATGACGCAACCAGAGCCAGTCAGATCTGCCCATCGGGCGCCATCGAGATCCACCGGGGAAAGGACTGA
- a CDS encoding cytochrome P450: protein MGLPFIGSAIPMARNPYKFLQDCHRRYGDIYRVPLPIHPLVLANHPDLVSEFMENTELKYSMSAPIQGKRLQKAVASVGCPVQVLEGQALRDRRKRLMPMFGKRHLSVVSDKFVEVFTDRIDRWLLVADTGKEVNLQAELPKVVLPAFMYAMFSTRLSDDEVLHADTATRSVMRAIASGLFLASPPNIFPLRGRENLPVSGLRLMRTIRQMIRDRRANPTDDADLLNILLAARGDSSRPLTEIDVYSEIMSAIGGGYETIVASMSWTLALLLQHPEHLDRLYDEISILHGNAPTPDDLPRLPWARACFDEGQRLQGAPINPRYAMEDTELGGYPIPKYTLVASSLYVVHRDPRWWGENAETYDPMQFFDQDRVNARPRLAFQAFGAGPHHCMGTGMAYMMAQYLLAIIFQRYRLHLRPGWQPRQFFSLSTLVKGGVPATITKA from the coding sequence ATCGGATTGCCGTTCATAGGCTCGGCAATTCCCATGGCACGCAACCCATACAAGTTCCTACAAGACTGTCATCGCAGATACGGAGACATCTATCGGGTGCCGCTACCGATACATCCCTTGGTCCTGGCCAACCACCCCGATCTGGTGAGCGAGTTCATGGAGAACACCGAGCTCAAATACAGCATGTCGGCCCCGATCCAAGGCAAAAGACTTCAGAAAGCAGTGGCGAGTGTCGGCTGCCCAGTTCAAGTCCTCGAAGGTCAGGCACTTCGCGATAGGCGCAAAAGGCTCATGCCCATGTTCGGCAAGAGACATCTCTCAGTGGTCTCGGACAAGTTCGTCGAAGTGTTCACCGATCGCATCGACCGATGGCTCCTCGTTGCCGATACGGGCAAGGAGGTGAACCTTCAGGCAGAGCTACCGAAGGTTGTGCTCCCGGCATTCATGTACGCGATGTTTTCGACGAGACTGTCCGATGACGAAGTCCTACATGCCGATACCGCGACTCGATCGGTCATGCGCGCCATCGCGTCTGGATTGTTTCTGGCGTCTCCGCCGAATATCTTTCCGCTACGCGGCAGGGAAAACCTGCCGGTCTCCGGGTTACGTCTTATGCGAACCATCCGGCAGATGATCCGAGACCGCCGCGCCAACCCCACCGATGACGCAGACCTGCTCAACATATTGCTCGCCGCTCGCGGCGACAGCAGTAGGCCGTTGACCGAAATCGACGTGTATTCGGAGATCATGTCGGCAATCGGTGGCGGTTACGAAACGATCGTTGCGTCGATGTCATGGACGCTAGCGCTGCTGCTGCAACACCCCGAACATCTGGACCGTCTCTACGACGAGATCTCAATTCTCCACGGTAACGCGCCTACGCCCGACGATCTACCCCGCTTACCTTGGGCACGAGCGTGTTTCGACGAGGGGCAACGACTACAGGGCGCCCCGATCAATCCGAGATATGCGATGGAGGACACCGAGCTCGGTGGGTATCCCATCCCTAAATACACCCTGGTGGCAAGCTCCCTGTACGTGGTGCACCGCGATCCGCGGTGGTGGGGCGAGAACGCCGAAACCTATGACCCGATGCAGTTCTTCGATCAAGACCGCGTGAATGCGCGTCCACGTCTGGCATTTCAGGCCTTCGGCGCCGGGCCGCATCACTGCATGGGCACGGGTATGGCCTACATGATGGCTCAGTATTTGTTGGCGATCATCTTTCAGCGCTACCGCTTGCACTTACGGCCCGGTTGGCAGCCCCGACAATTCTTCAGCTTGTCGACGCTGGTGAAAGGTGGCGTACCCGCCACGATCACCAAAGCCTAA
- a CDS encoding nuclear transport factor 2 family protein has translation MTNTKTREQNSHHLDWGIKAPPGRVHAPVAESEALIEPFLRRCKDQENMYVAAGFPLEGITDFWSTWFAAWNEDSPEALEECWTHDLVWTISSTGQLEYHGRDATVDLARFGYLFARELGFYPWDGTDTHLPYYDFLDGQVRAAFPYSGATRTFWHNAIPWPRKPIRGCGVDRYLLRKEGNRWRIARIDTDQDVSAPFLQLLPFADATTRVMAWLIRTLPAAGRKLGLYDRESLYSPEYIASRRARNLPLRTGSVTVSADKSAPPS, from the coding sequence GTGACCAACACCAAGACAAGAGAACAGAATTCGCACCACCTGGACTGGGGCATCAAGGCTCCCCCGGGCCGGGTTCACGCACCGGTCGCCGAATCCGAGGCGCTGATCGAGCCGTTTCTGCGTCGTTGCAAGGATCAAGAGAACATGTACGTTGCCGCGGGCTTTCCGTTGGAGGGGATCACCGATTTCTGGAGTACATGGTTCGCGGCCTGGAACGAAGACTCTCCTGAAGCCCTTGAGGAATGCTGGACCCATGACCTCGTGTGGACAATTTCTAGTACGGGTCAACTCGAATATCACGGCCGGGACGCGACAGTAGACCTCGCAAGGTTTGGCTACCTTTTTGCCCGTGAGCTCGGCTTCTATCCGTGGGATGGCACCGACACGCACCTGCCGTATTACGACTTCCTCGACGGACAGGTACGCGCGGCATTTCCCTATAGTGGCGCAACCCGCACCTTCTGGCACAACGCTATTCCCTGGCCACGCAAACCTATTCGAGGATGCGGGGTCGACCGCTACCTACTGCGCAAGGAGGGCAACCGCTGGCGGATCGCACGAATCGACACCGACCAGGACGTATCTGCACCATTCCTGCAGTTACTACCATTCGCCGACGCGACTACACGCGTCATGGCATGGCTGATACGAACGCTTCCTGCGGCGGGTCGCAAGCTCGGACTGTACGACCGAGAGTCTCTCTACAGTCCGGAATACATTGCCAGCCGCCGGGCCAGGAATCTGCCGCTACGAACTGGCTCCGTCACCGTCAGTGCGGACAAGTCTGCGCCGCCTTCCTAA
- a CDS encoding HNH endonuclease family protein: MSNRTMLIVAIAAAIAVVVAYQVSTRYRLLRANAVAGQTNIPTLAPGQDPLAGVIVVPKRIRGSDYQRSEFGDAWSDDTDAPSGRNGCDTRNDILNRDLTDKSFVYTRRCPSAVGAGLLHDPYTGVQIAFTRGPKSGESVQIDHIVPLAYAWDMGAREWQPATRWRFANDPANLIAVQGQVNKDKGDQAPGSWMPPNKEFWCQYSMQFAEVVRGYHLSVDEQSANAIRKAAQTCPH, translated from the coding sequence GTGAGTAATCGCACCATGCTCATCGTCGCCATCGCAGCGGCGATCGCGGTGGTGGTGGCGTATCAGGTGTCGACTCGATACCGCTTGCTACGTGCTAATGCTGTTGCTGGGCAGACGAACATTCCCACTCTTGCCCCTGGGCAAGACCCGCTTGCCGGAGTGATCGTGGTGCCCAAGCGGATACGGGGCAGCGACTATCAGCGCAGTGAGTTCGGCGATGCCTGGTCCGACGACACGGATGCGCCCAGCGGTCGCAACGGCTGCGACACGCGCAACGACATCCTGAATCGCGATTTGACCGACAAGAGTTTTGTGTACACGCGCAGATGCCCGAGCGCGGTGGGTGCCGGCCTCCTTCATGATCCTTACACCGGAGTGCAGATTGCGTTTACTCGTGGACCGAAGAGCGGGGAGTCGGTTCAGATCGACCACATTGTGCCGTTGGCCTATGCATGGGACATGGGTGCGCGCGAATGGCAGCCGGCGACGCGCTGGCGTTTTGCGAACGATCCCGCCAATCTCATCGCGGTGCAAGGCCAGGTGAACAAGGACAAGGGCGATCAGGCGCCCGGGAGCTGGATGCCGCCGAACAAGGAATTCTGGTGTCAGTACTCCATGCAGTTCGCGGAAGTGGTTCGCGGGTATCATCTTTCGGTGGACGAGCAGTCAGCCAACGCCATTAGGAAGGCGGCGCAGACTTGTCCGCACTGA
- the recG gene encoding ATP-dependent DNA helicase RecG, protein MAKLSDRLDHVLGNKASDVLDAEFGLITVEDLLHHYPRRYSTDFSLRDEQDGESAKPGEHTTLVGFITSAELKRMRNRKGQFLSVTLGSAPHAVQATFFHPHKVKRDLQVGNRVMLSGAVGEFRGKPQLTHPDYLVLETALGESTETRGSTALRGIAGAARDASTAISAFQRNVFPIYPATKNLESWDIYRCIDQVLTQLDPVPEALPDAVLAEYGLMSLDEALRKIHMSEDASEQKQARRRLAFDEALGLQLALAMRRGSEIGSAGPPMPLAQAGLRADLLGQLPFDLTEGQRHVVAEIGEDLAGVKPMNRLLQGEVGSGKTVVALLAMMQAIDAGYQCALLAPTEVLAVQHARSLRAMLGSLATAGELGAPDDATSIALLTGSMSPAVKKQIKADVATGLAGIVIGTHALLQDSVDFHNLGLVVVDEQHRFGVEQRDRLRAKASQGIVPHLLVMTATPIPRTVALTVFGDLETSTLRELPRGRQPITTTAVFTREKPGWLARGWERIAEEVAAGRQAYVVASRIDADDKDSGPEEAEEKRPPPVPVTELYETIRGSLLPGLRIGLLHGRLPSEQKDAVMTAFNAGEIDVLVCTTVIEVGVDVPNATVMLIMDADRFGISQLHQLRGRVGRGGNKGLCLLVSPCSPAGSAGRRLRAVQDTLDGFTLAELDLEERREGDVLGRDQSGRAVNLRLLSLLDHRDMIETAREMAMRACADDPELAQQPALAGMARRFLVADQIEYLDKS, encoded by the coding sequence GTGGCAAAACTTTCCGATCGCCTGGATCATGTATTGGGAAACAAGGCATCCGACGTTCTCGATGCCGAATTCGGTCTGATTACTGTCGAAGACCTTCTTCACCACTACCCGCGCCGATACAGCACTGACTTCAGCCTGCGCGATGAACAGGACGGCGAAAGCGCCAAGCCTGGGGAACACACCACGCTGGTGGGATTCATCACCTCTGCGGAGCTGAAGAGAATGCGTAACCGCAAGGGGCAGTTCCTCTCCGTCACGCTGGGCAGTGCACCGCATGCCGTACAGGCCACCTTCTTTCACCCGCACAAGGTGAAACGTGACCTGCAGGTAGGTAATCGGGTGATGCTCTCAGGCGCTGTCGGGGAGTTTCGGGGCAAGCCCCAGTTGACCCACCCCGACTATTTGGTGCTGGAAACCGCGCTCGGGGAGAGCACCGAAACGCGGGGAAGCACCGCGCTGCGCGGCATCGCCGGGGCCGCTCGGGATGCCTCCACGGCCATCTCGGCCTTCCAGCGCAATGTGTTTCCGATCTACCCGGCAACCAAGAACCTGGAGAGCTGGGATATCTACCGCTGCATCGACCAGGTGCTCACCCAGTTGGATCCGGTGCCCGAGGCGCTGCCGGACGCGGTATTGGCAGAGTACGGTCTGATGTCCCTCGATGAGGCGCTGCGCAAGATCCACATGTCGGAGGACGCCTCCGAACAGAAGCAGGCGCGCCGCCGGCTGGCGTTCGATGAGGCGCTGGGTCTGCAACTGGCGTTGGCCATGCGGCGCGGCAGTGAGATCGGTTCGGCGGGCCCGCCGATGCCACTGGCCCAAGCCGGGCTGCGTGCAGATCTTTTGGGCCAGTTGCCCTTCGACCTTACCGAGGGGCAGCGCCACGTCGTGGCAGAAATCGGGGAAGACCTCGCTGGGGTCAAGCCGATGAACAGGCTGCTTCAGGGCGAGGTCGGCTCCGGTAAGACTGTCGTCGCATTGCTGGCGATGATGCAGGCTATCGATGCCGGGTATCAGTGTGCGCTGCTCGCGCCCACCGAGGTGTTGGCGGTTCAGCATGCCCGATCACTGCGAGCGATGCTCGGATCTTTAGCGACGGCGGGGGAATTGGGTGCACCCGACGATGCGACCAGCATCGCGCTGCTCACCGGTTCGATGTCGCCTGCGGTGAAGAAGCAGATCAAGGCCGATGTGGCGACCGGCCTAGCGGGCATCGTCATCGGAACTCATGCGCTGCTGCAGGACTCGGTGGACTTTCACAATCTGGGCCTGGTGGTTGTGGACGAGCAGCACCGCTTCGGCGTCGAACAGCGGGATCGCTTGCGGGCCAAGGCTTCGCAAGGCATCGTGCCGCACCTGTTGGTGATGACGGCCACGCCTATCCCGCGTACGGTGGCGCTCACCGTGTTCGGCGATCTGGAGACCTCCACGTTGCGCGAGCTTCCGCGGGGGCGGCAACCCATCACCACGACAGCGGTGTTCACTCGCGAGAAGCCGGGCTGGCTCGCCCGCGGCTGGGAGCGGATCGCCGAGGAGGTCGCCGCGGGCCGGCAGGCCTACGTGGTGGCCTCGCGAATCGACGCCGACGACAAAGACTCCGGTCCGGAAGAGGCGGAGGAGAAGCGTCCGCCGCCGGTCCCGGTCACCGAGTTGTATGAGACCATCCGTGGCTCGCTGCTTCCCGGGCTACGGATCGGTCTGCTGCATGGACGGCTGCCCTCGGAGCAGAAGGACGCCGTGATGACGGCGTTCAACGCGGGCGAGATCGATGTCCTGGTGTGTACGACAGTGATTGAGGTCGGTGTGGACGTGCCCAACGCCACCGTGATGCTCATCATGGATGCCGATAGGTTCGGAATCAGCCAGTTGCATCAGCTGCGGGGCCGGGTTGGCCGTGGTGGCAATAAGGGGCTGTGCCTTTTGGTCAGCCCTTGCAGCCCAGCGGGCTCGGCCGGGCGCCGGTTGCGTGCGGTGCAGGACACTCTCGATGGGTTCACGCTTGCCGAGCTGGACTTGGAGGAGCGGCGTGAGGGTGATGTCTTGGGGCGTGACCAGTCTGGGCGCGCGGTGAACCTCCGGCTGCTTTCGCTGCTGGATCACCGCGACATGATCGAGACGGCGCGGGAGATGGCGATGCGTGCCTGTGCGGACGATCCTGAGCTGGCGCAGCAACCCGCTTTGGCGGGTATGGCTCGGCGTTTCCTGGTAGCCGATCAGATCGAGTACCTGGACAAGTCGTGA
- a CDS encoding DAK2 domain-containing protein, translated as MRLSVLDSAALLDWARASVEGLISRSDEINRLNVFPVADADTGTNMLFTMRSAVNAAEALGEGATVAQVAAALARGAVHGARGNSGVILSQIVRGIADAADDQDAIGAEVVRRALRQASQFVIASMSTPVEGTIVSVLAAAADAADDAQSDDLPVLVTTAADAAVSALEKTPKQLDVLADNGVVDAGARGLVVILDALVSVVAGELPSRREYSPSPPKNAPSQVWVAGPGRGGGGLNLDPPRELPPEFEVMYLLCGCDELQIADLRAQLDAMGDSIAIAGDGEMGHSVHAHVNDAGAAIEAGMKFGTPQSIQISSLRGGLDVPGGGHHDGRHRHRRVLALAEGDGAATLFSSEGAQVLRVDEPPASAKRLLDAVVDSGAHQIMVLPNGLMAAEELVAVCAAARGWGITVIPLPSASMAQGLAALAVHDPERMAVDDSYTMARAAGATRFGLVRVATERALTWSGTCEPGDAMGIIGDEVLVLNHDIANATKALVSIMLSSGGELVTVLLSDEVDDSLAESLIEHTRSHHGGVEVMIYRTGQHTDVVHIGVE; from the coding sequence ATGCGGCTCTCGGTACTGGACAGCGCTGCGCTGCTTGATTGGGCGCGCGCCTCTGTCGAGGGTCTGATTTCTCGTAGTGACGAGATCAATCGACTGAACGTTTTCCCGGTCGCCGATGCCGATACCGGCACCAACATGCTGTTCACCATGCGCTCGGCGGTTAATGCCGCCGAGGCCCTCGGAGAGGGCGCCACGGTGGCGCAAGTCGCCGCGGCGCTGGCCCGGGGGGCGGTTCATGGTGCCCGCGGTAACTCCGGGGTGATCCTGTCGCAGATCGTGCGCGGGATCGCCGACGCGGCCGACGACCAGGACGCCATCGGGGCCGAGGTGGTGCGGCGTGCGTTGCGGCAGGCCTCACAGTTCGTCATCGCGTCCATGAGCACGCCTGTCGAGGGCACCATCGTCTCGGTGCTGGCGGCCGCCGCTGATGCTGCCGATGATGCCCAATCGGATGATCTGCCGGTCCTTGTCACCACCGCGGCCGATGCTGCGGTTTCGGCGCTGGAGAAGACGCCCAAGCAGCTTGACGTGCTGGCCGACAACGGTGTGGTCGATGCCGGTGCGCGCGGTCTTGTCGTCATTCTCGATGCCTTGGTGTCCGTGGTGGCAGGGGAGTTGCCCAGTCGGCGCGAATACAGCCCGTCGCCTCCCAAGAACGCTCCCTCGCAGGTATGGGTTGCCGGGCCGGGGCGGGGAGGGGGCGGGCTGAACCTGGATCCGCCACGGGAACTGCCGCCCGAGTTCGAGGTCATGTATCTGTTGTGTGGGTGCGACGAGCTGCAGATCGCAGATTTGAGGGCACAGCTGGATGCGATGGGAGATTCCATCGCTATCGCCGGCGACGGGGAGATGGGGCACTCTGTCCACGCGCACGTGAACGACGCCGGGGCTGCCATCGAGGCCGGGATGAAATTTGGCACCCCGCAGTCGATCCAGATCTCCTCCCTGCGCGGTGGCCTGGATGTTCCGGGTGGGGGGCATCACGATGGGCGGCACCGGCACCGCCGGGTACTGGCATTGGCAGAGGGTGACGGAGCGGCCACGCTTTTTTCCAGTGAGGGCGCTCAAGTCTTGCGTGTCGACGAACCGCCGGCCAGTGCGAAACGCCTGTTGGATGCGGTGGTCGACAGCGGCGCCCACCAGATCATGGTGTTGCCCAACGGATTGATGGCTGCCGAAGAGTTGGTGGCGGTCTGCGCCGCCGCGCGTGGCTGGGGTATCACGGTGATCCCGCTGCCGTCGGCGTCTATGGCACAGGGGCTGGCGGCGTTGGCGGTACACGACCCCGAGCGGATGGCGGTCGACGACAGCTACACCATGGCGCGGGCCGCGGGTGCCACCCGGTTCGGGCTGGTGCGGGTGGCCACCGAGCGTGCTCTTACGTGGTCCGGCACTTGTGAGCCCGGGGACGCGATGGGCATCATCGGCGATGAGGTGCTGGTGCTCAACCACGATATCGCCAATGCCACAAAAGCTTTGGTGAGCATTATGTTGTCGTCCGGCGGCGAGCTGGTGACCGTGCTGCTGTCGGACGAGGTCGACGATTCCCTCGCCGAGTCGCTGATCGAGCACACCCGGTCGCATCACGGAGGCGTCGAGGTGATGATCTACCGCACCGGGCAGCACACCGACGTGGTTCACATCGGTGTCGAGTGA
- the rpmB gene encoding 50S ribosomal protein L28 yields the protein MAAVCDVCGKGPGFGKSVSHSHRRTNRRWNPNIQTVHAVTSPGGNKQRVNACTSCIKAGKVVRGA from the coding sequence ATGGCTGCCGTCTGCGACGTGTGCGGCAAGGGACCCGGCTTCGGCAAGTCGGTTTCGCACTCGCATCGGCGTACCAACCGTCGCTGGAACCCGAACATCCAGACGGTTCACGCCGTCACCTCTCCCGGTGGCAACAAGCAGCGCGTCAACGCCTGCACCTCCTGCATCAAGGCCGGCAAGGTCGTCCGCGGCGCCTGA